From Salinibacterium sp. ZJ450, one genomic window encodes:
- a CDS encoding cytochrome P450, with translation MSSSTETMGRCPVAHGAEAPAGHHGYEPFQLKDPFPAYAELRAEQPVMFDERTGLYVVSRYEDIKAVFDDWETFSSENAQAPVRERGAAAKQIMEDGGFTAYSGLSARRPPEHTRIRAVVQKAFTPRRYKALEPAIRQNVIELTQKMLAQPDHHGDVFRDIAYDVPTITILALIGADTSQVDTFKRWSDSRAAMTWGDLSDEEQIPHAHNLVEYWQECLRLVRVAHEEGGDNLTADLVRAQAEGADISDHEIASVAYSLLFAGHETTTTLIANSLRVLLAHQEQWQQLVEDSARIPAAIDEVLRYSGSIVAWRRKALKTADVAGVRIPEGAELLLLMGSANRDAEKFDDGEAFDISRPNAREHLSFGFGIHYCLGNMLAKLQAKVVLEEVTRLAPNLRLQDPEQITFRENISFRVPEAVPVSWEAA, from the coding sequence ATGTCGTCCTCAACGGAAACGATGGGCCGCTGCCCAGTCGCGCACGGAGCGGAAGCACCGGCAGGACATCACGGCTACGAACCGTTCCAGCTGAAGGATCCGTTCCCCGCCTATGCAGAGCTTCGCGCCGAGCAGCCGGTCATGTTCGATGAGCGCACCGGCCTCTACGTGGTCTCTCGTTACGAGGACATCAAGGCCGTGTTCGACGACTGGGAGACCTTCTCCAGCGAGAACGCGCAAGCTCCAGTTCGTGAGCGTGGCGCTGCGGCGAAGCAGATCATGGAGGACGGCGGATTCACCGCGTACTCCGGGCTCTCCGCCCGCCGCCCACCCGAGCACACCCGCATCCGTGCCGTCGTGCAGAAGGCATTCACGCCGCGCCGCTACAAGGCACTCGAGCCGGCAATCCGACAGAACGTGATCGAGCTCACCCAGAAGATGCTCGCGCAGCCCGACCATCACGGTGACGTCTTCCGCGACATCGCATACGACGTGCCGACGATCACGATCCTCGCGCTCATCGGCGCCGATACCTCACAGGTTGACACCTTCAAGCGGTGGAGCGACTCTCGCGCGGCAATGACCTGGGGTGACCTCAGCGACGAGGAACAGATCCCGCACGCCCACAACCTGGTCGAGTACTGGCAGGAATGCCTGCGCCTGGTGCGCGTTGCACACGAGGAGGGCGGCGACAACCTGACCGCTGACCTGGTGCGTGCGCAGGCAGAAGGCGCCGACATCTCCGACCACGAGATCGCCTCCGTCGCGTACAGCCTCCTCTTCGCCGGCCACGAGACCACCACGACGCTCATCGCCAACTCGCTGCGCGTGCTGCTCGCACACCAGGAGCAGTGGCAGCAGCTGGTCGAGGACTCCGCCCGCATCCCCGCCGCCATCGACGAGGTGCTGCGCTACTCCGGCTCGATCGTCGCCTGGCGCCGCAAGGCGCTTAAGACTGCGGATGTCGCCGGCGTGCGGATCCCCGAGGGAGCCGAGCTGCTCTTGCTCATGGGATCGGCCAACCGCGACGCCGAGAAGTTCGACGACGGCGAGGCATTCGACATTTCACGACCGAACGCCCGCGAACACTTGTCGTTCGGCTTCGGGATTCACTACTGCCTGGGCAACATGCTGGCCAAATTGCAGGCGAAGGTCGTGCTCGAGGAAGTCACGCGGCTGGCGCCGAACCTGAGACTGCAGGACCCCGAGCAGATCACCTTCCGCGAGAACATCTCGTTCCGTGTGCCCGAGGCTGTGCCGGTGAGCTGGGAGGCCGCGTGA
- a CDS encoding 4-hydroxybenzoate 3-monooxygenase produces MTNTVRTQVGIIGAGPAGLMLSHLLHRAGIDSIVIENRSREEVEQTIRAGILENGTVDLLAETGASDRVLTDGHRHDGIEFRFGGEGHRIDFADLVGRAVWLYPQHEVLKDLIATRLRDGGDIRFGVTASAVADADTDAPRIIGTDADGAPFEIVADFVIGADGSRSVAREAVTGSSTGGYFREYPFAWFGILCEAPPSAPELIYSASEHGFALISQRSETVQRMYLQCDPELDPTSMSDAEIWDSLQERVGGGLIEGPIFQRDVLRFRSFVAHQLRHGRVFLVGDAAHTVPPTGAKGLNLAVADVRLLDGAIQEFYRTGSTTQLDEFPERASKRIWRAQHFSWWMTSMLHAAPGATEFDERRRRGELESVVSSRAGRQYLAEAYTGWPFVGGESAL; encoded by the coding sequence GTGACCAACACCGTTCGCACCCAGGTCGGCATCATCGGCGCGGGACCCGCCGGCTTGATGCTCTCGCACCTGTTGCACCGCGCGGGCATCGACTCCATCGTGATCGAGAACCGCAGCCGCGAGGAGGTCGAGCAGACCATCCGGGCCGGCATCCTCGAGAACGGCACCGTCGACCTCCTGGCCGAGACCGGAGCATCCGATCGGGTACTCACCGACGGGCACCGACACGACGGCATCGAGTTCCGCTTCGGCGGCGAGGGACACCGGATCGACTTCGCCGACCTGGTTGGCCGGGCCGTCTGGCTCTACCCGCAGCATGAGGTCCTAAAAGATCTGATCGCGACCCGGCTGCGCGATGGCGGCGACATCCGGTTCGGGGTCACGGCGAGCGCGGTTGCGGATGCCGACACCGACGCCCCGCGGATCATCGGCACCGACGCGGATGGCGCGCCGTTCGAGATCGTCGCCGATTTCGTGATCGGCGCCGACGGATCGCGCAGCGTCGCCCGCGAGGCGGTGACCGGGTCATCGACCGGCGGCTACTTCCGCGAGTACCCGTTCGCCTGGTTCGGCATCCTCTGCGAAGCACCGCCGAGCGCCCCGGAGCTGATCTACAGCGCCTCGGAGCACGGGTTCGCCCTGATCAGCCAGCGCAGTGAGACGGTGCAGCGAATGTACCTGCAGTGCGACCCGGAACTGGATCCGACATCCATGAGCGACGCCGAGATCTGGGACTCGCTGCAGGAGCGAGTCGGCGGCGGCCTCATCGAAGGGCCGATCTTCCAGCGCGACGTGCTGCGCTTCCGCAGCTTCGTCGCCCATCAGCTGCGCCACGGTCGCGTGTTCCTGGTCGGCGACGCGGCGCACACGGTGCCACCCACCGGCGCGAAGGGGCTGAACTTGGCGGTTGCCGATGTTCGCCTGCTGGATGGCGCCATTCAGGAGTTCTACCGCACCGGCTCGACTACGCAGCTCGACGAGTTCCCCGAACGGGCATCGAAGCGCATCTGGCGCGCGCAGCACTTCTCCTGGTGGATGACAAGCATGCTGCACGCTGCACCCGGCGCGACCGAGTTTGACGAACGCCGACGACGCGGCGAGCTGGAGTCGGTAGTCTCCTCTCGGGCGGGCCGCCAGTACCTGGCAGAGGCATACACCGGGTGGCCATTTGTGGGTGGCGAGTCGGCGCTCTAA
- a CDS encoding SDR family NAD(P)-dependent oxidoreductase: MADFAPRTILITGAAGGLGRAFALGFAGRGYRVAVADLNLEGAEETARLVREAGADAAAFRADVTSLDSTEELAAGVAEFGDGRIDVVLNNAAVYATVTRSPFEDIDPAEWDLVMGVNLKGPWLVTRAASPFLPEGGRVINISSATVYSGSEQWLHYVASKGGVVALTRVLAKELGRRGITVNAIAPGFTLTEASYGLIDNAAEYGVDRGAIKRASQPEDIVGAAVFLAGPDSAYFTGQTMVVDGGRQFI, translated from the coding sequence ATGGCTGATTTTGCTCCCCGCACCATCCTGATCACCGGCGCGGCCGGCGGGCTGGGTCGAGCGTTCGCGCTCGGCTTCGCCGGCCGCGGCTACCGGGTCGCGGTCGCCGACCTCAACCTCGAGGGCGCCGAAGAAACCGCTCGTCTGGTTCGGGAGGCCGGGGCGGATGCCGCGGCCTTCCGGGCCGACGTCACCAGTCTCGACTCCACCGAGGAACTCGCGGCAGGCGTCGCCGAGTTCGGGGACGGACGCATCGACGTCGTGCTCAACAACGCCGCCGTGTACGCCACCGTCACCCGCAGCCCCTTCGAGGACATCGACCCGGCCGAATGGGACCTGGTGATGGGCGTGAACCTGAAGGGACCCTGGCTCGTCACCCGGGCGGCCAGCCCGTTCCTGCCCGAGGGCGGTCGAGTCATCAACATCTCCAGCGCCACCGTGTACAGCGGATCCGAGCAGTGGCTGCACTACGTGGCATCCAAGGGAGGCGTGGTCGCGCTCACCCGGGTACTGGCCAAAGAGCTGGGGCGACGCGGGATCACGGTCAACGCGATCGCCCCGGGATTCACCCTCACCGAGGCCAGTTACGGACTCATCGACAATGCCGCGGAGTACGGCGTGGACCGCGGCGCGATCAAGCGGGCCAGCCAGCCCGAGGACATTGTCGGAGCCGCCGTGTTCCTCGCCGGCCCCGACAGCGCGTATTTCACCGGTCAAACCATGGTCGTCGACGGCGGCCGACAGTTCATCTAG
- a CDS encoding IclR family transcriptional regulator codes for MANSQSGDSMVQRIVRILESFDGARTNQTPSEIARRTGLPVSSTHRIVGELVTSGLLEREEQGSVRIGLKLWELTTRGSRALGLRQLAMPFMADVQREIREHTQLAVLDEHEVLFIERLSDRDSGANITKVAGRLPIHASSSGLVLLAHSDPALQEAVLAAPLKPVSAETITDPRLLRDKLHEIRRIGYAFAPGSIESVSTGIAVPVKDPFGGVVAALSVVLPRGSEQEPTTVRVLKQAAAGITQAIRDSNFISH; via the coding sequence ATGGCGAACTCCCAGTCCGGCGACTCGATGGTTCAGCGCATCGTGCGCATCCTCGAATCCTTCGACGGCGCCCGAACGAACCAGACCCCGTCGGAGATCGCCCGACGAACCGGACTCCCGGTGTCGAGCACTCACCGCATCGTGGGCGAACTGGTGACATCCGGTCTCCTGGAACGCGAGGAGCAGGGGTCGGTGCGCATCGGCCTCAAGCTCTGGGAGCTGACCACGCGCGGCTCACGCGCGCTCGGGCTCCGGCAACTGGCCATGCCGTTCATGGCAGACGTGCAACGGGAGATCCGTGAGCACACCCAGCTCGCCGTGCTCGACGAGCACGAGGTGCTGTTCATCGAGCGACTGTCCGATCGCGACTCCGGGGCGAACATCACCAAGGTCGCCGGGCGCCTGCCGATTCACGCGTCCTCATCGGGGCTCGTGTTGCTCGCCCACTCGGATCCGGCGCTGCAAGAGGCGGTCCTGGCCGCGCCGCTGAAACCAGTGTCCGCGGAAACGATCACCGACCCCCGACTGCTCCGCGACAAGCTGCACGAGATCCGCAGAATCGGCTACGCCTTCGCGCCCGGATCGATCGAATCGGTCTCGACCGGCATCGCGGTGCCGGTGAAGGATCCGTTCGGAGGCGTGGTTGCCGCACTCTCGGTCGTGCTGCCGCGGGGCAGCGAGCAGGAGCCAACCACGGTGCGCGTGCTCAAACAGGCTGCAGCCGGGATCACCCAGGCGATCAGGGACAGCAACTTCATTTCCCATTGA
- a CDS encoding PEP/pyruvate-binding domain-containing protein: MRSTEFVQFFDGGIEPRLDQLGGKGASLVTMTTAGMPVPPGFIVTTAQFDAFMHAAGIAEKIEQLLADLDPEDIVHVDRVSADIRDSICSCPVPDDLRAETIGAYEALQTRFSSPVPVAVRSSATAEDLPDASFAGQQDTYLWLTDVAAVTEHIRKCWASLYTSRAIIYRLRNNIPAEGLSMAVVVQKMVNSLVSGVAMTLDPTNGDRSKITIDSSYGVGELVVSGLVTPDNILLDKVTLALITEHLGDKHIELIPDASAGALIEHEVEPARRAVRSLTDDQLLAVAQMAKRAEKHYRSPQDIEWALDADLPEGENLLLLQSRPETVHSSKPATKPVPTPPATGGYSFGSITSALLKPTT; the protein is encoded by the coding sequence ATGCGCAGCACCGAATTCGTCCAGTTCTTCGATGGCGGAATCGAGCCGCGGCTTGACCAGCTCGGCGGCAAGGGCGCCTCCCTGGTCACCATGACCACCGCGGGGATGCCGGTTCCTCCAGGCTTTATCGTGACAACCGCCCAATTCGACGCCTTCATGCACGCGGCCGGGATCGCCGAGAAGATCGAGCAGCTGCTCGCCGACCTCGACCCCGAGGACATCGTCCACGTCGACCGCGTGTCCGCCGACATCCGCGATTCAATTTGCTCGTGTCCGGTGCCCGACGACTTGCGCGCCGAGACCATCGGCGCGTATGAGGCGCTGCAGACTCGCTTCAGCAGCCCCGTCCCGGTCGCGGTGCGCTCCAGCGCAACCGCGGAGGACCTGCCCGACGCATCCTTCGCCGGCCAGCAGGACACCTACCTGTGGCTGACGGACGTCGCCGCAGTGACCGAGCACATCCGAAAGTGCTGGGCGTCGCTGTACACCTCGCGCGCCATCATCTACCGACTGCGCAACAACATCCCTGCCGAGGGACTGTCCATGGCGGTGGTCGTGCAGAAGATGGTCAACAGTCTGGTTTCCGGCGTCGCGATGACCCTCGACCCGACCAACGGCGACCGCTCCAAGATCACCATCGACTCGTCATACGGCGTCGGCGAGCTGGTCGTTTCCGGGCTGGTCACGCCTGACAACATCCTGCTCGACAAGGTCACGCTTGCCTTGATCACCGAGCACCTGGGCGACAAGCACATCGAGCTGATCCCGGATGCCTCGGCGGGAGCCCTGATCGAACACGAAGTCGAGCCCGCCCGTCGCGCCGTCCGCAGCCTCACCGACGACCAGTTGCTGGCGGTTGCCCAGATGGCCAAGCGGGCCGAGAAGCACTACCGCAGCCCGCAGGACATCGAGTGGGCGTTGGATGCCGACCTGCCAGAAGGCGAGAACCTGCTGCTATTGCAGTCCCGGCCCGAAACCGTGCACTCCAGCAAGCCGGCCACGAAACCGGTGCCGACCCCGCCCGCGACCGGTGGCTACAGCTTCGGCAGCATCACCTCGGCACTGCTCAAACCGACCACCTGA
- a CDS encoding PEP-utilizing enzyme: MSPKSFPKPSDLAVPSGAEGWEQLYPYYLVFQDKLKEQEDAKFWFCDSQHWPTVFKPFETIGGEFAVKCLGQYNSRHLMIPNANGIEFKIHLGYLYMSPIPVPEDQIAARVPLFEQRIGHYFQNWETLLDQWRVKVRGTIDEMEGISFTKLPDMVPMEDIVSGKAKDGSEVLLDSYDRLIQLAYQNWQYHFEFLNLGYIAYLDFFNFCKEVFPNIPDQSIATMVQGVDMELFKPDDELKKLATLAVELGLQGEFGNTDDVEATLATIAAAPGGERWIAQYESAQDPWFNFTVGNGFYGHDKYWNEHQEIPLGYIADYIRRVEDGQDIMRPVAALIAERDRIIGEYRDLLDGETQATFDGKRGLAAMAYPYVENHNFYIEHWTMGVFWRKIRELSRMLHAEGFWNEPDDLLYLGRNEVRDALFDLVTGWGVGAEPIGPTYWPDEVERRRKIVDALKTARPAPALNTPPSVITEPFTRMLWGITTEQVQSWLGEGEAVEGGGLRGMAASPGVVEGLARVIHDADQLSEVQQGEILVATVTAPSWGPIFGKIKATVTDIGGMMSHAAIVCREYGLPAVTGTGSASTTIKTGQRLRVDGTKGTVQILDDADAGELIVSGPGAHSHSHG; the protein is encoded by the coding sequence ATGTCACCGAAGTCCTTCCCGAAACCTTCTGATCTTGCGGTGCCATCTGGCGCCGAAGGCTGGGAGCAGCTGTACCCGTACTATCTGGTCTTTCAGGACAAGCTGAAGGAGCAGGAGGACGCCAAGTTCTGGTTCTGCGACAGCCAGCACTGGCCGACGGTGTTCAAGCCGTTCGAAACCATCGGCGGTGAGTTCGCGGTCAAGTGTCTGGGCCAGTACAACTCCCGCCACCTGATGATCCCGAACGCCAACGGCATCGAGTTCAAGATTCACCTCGGCTACCTCTACATGTCGCCGATCCCGGTGCCGGAGGACCAGATCGCCGCCCGTGTACCGCTGTTCGAACAGCGCATTGGCCACTACTTCCAGAACTGGGAGACCTTGCTTGACCAGTGGCGCGTCAAGGTGCGCGGCACGATCGATGAGATGGAGGGCATTTCGTTCACGAAGCTGCCCGACATGGTGCCCATGGAGGACATCGTTTCGGGCAAGGCCAAGGACGGCTCCGAGGTGCTGCTGGACAGCTACGACAGGCTGATCCAGTTGGCCTACCAGAACTGGCAGTACCACTTCGAGTTCCTCAACCTCGGCTACATCGCCTACCTGGACTTCTTCAACTTCTGCAAGGAGGTCTTCCCGAACATCCCCGACCAGTCCATCGCCACCATGGTGCAGGGCGTCGACATGGAGCTCTTCAAGCCCGATGACGAGCTGAAGAAGCTCGCCACCCTCGCGGTGGAGCTCGGGCTGCAGGGTGAGTTCGGCAACACCGACGACGTCGAGGCAACCCTGGCCACCATCGCCGCCGCCCCCGGCGGCGAGCGCTGGATCGCCCAGTACGAGTCGGCCCAGGACCCCTGGTTCAACTTCACCGTCGGCAACGGCTTCTACGGGCACGACAAGTACTGGAACGAACACCAGGAGATCCCGCTCGGCTACATCGCCGACTACATCCGACGCGTCGAGGACGGTCAGGACATCATGCGACCGGTCGCCGCGCTGATCGCCGAGCGTGACCGGATTATCGGGGAGTACCGCGACCTGCTCGACGGCGAGACCCAGGCCACCTTCGACGGCAAGCGTGGGCTGGCCGCCATGGCGTACCCGTACGTGGAGAACCACAACTTCTACATCGAGCACTGGACGATGGGAGTGTTCTGGCGCAAGATCCGCGAGCTGTCGCGGATGCTGCACGCCGAAGGCTTCTGGAACGAACCCGACGACCTGCTCTACCTCGGCCGCAACGAGGTGCGCGATGCGCTGTTCGACCTGGTCACCGGCTGGGGTGTCGGCGCCGAGCCGATCGGCCCGACCTACTGGCCGGACGAGGTCGAGCGGCGCCGCAAGATCGTTGACGCGTTGAAGACGGCCCGTCCGGCTCCGGCGCTGAACACTCCGCCGTCGGTGATCACCGAACCCTTCACCCGAATGCTCTGGGGCATCACCACCGAGCAGGTGCAGTCCTGGCTGGGCGAGGGCGAGGCCGTCGAGGGCGGCGGACTGCGCGGCATGGCGGCATCCCCCGGTGTGGTCGAGGGCCTGGCGCGCGTCATTCATGACGCCGATCAGCTGTCCGAGGTGCAGCAGGGTGAGATCCTGGTCGCCACGGTCACCGCACCCTCGTGGGGTCCGATCTTCGGCAAGATCAAGGCCACCGTCACCGACATCGGCGGCATGATGAGCCACGCCGCGATCGTCTGCCGCGAGTACGGCCTGCCCGCCGTCACTGGAACCGGATCGGCATCCACCACCATCAAGACCGGCCAGCGCCTGCGCGTGGACGGCACGAAGGGCACGGTGCAGATCCTGGACGACGCGGATGCCGGCGAACTGATCGTGTCCGGTCCTGGAGCACACAGTCACAGCCATGGCTGA
- a CDS encoding 2Fe-2S iron-sulfur cluster-binding protein, translating to MPTVHFTDADGTVRDIDGNVGDSVMETAVRNGVPGIVAECGGSLSCATCHVFLREDCAEHLPPMSDMEDEMLYGTAVDRQDNSRLSCQLKLADDEVFITTPSTQV from the coding sequence ATGCCAACGGTCCATTTCACCGACGCGGACGGCACCGTGCGCGACATCGACGGCAACGTCGGCGACTCGGTTATGGAAACCGCGGTTCGCAACGGCGTGCCCGGGATCGTCGCCGAGTGCGGCGGGTCACTGTCCTGTGCCACCTGCCACGTGTTCCTTCGGGAGGACTGCGCCGAGCATCTGCCCCCGATGAGCGACATGGAAGACGAGATGCTCTATGGCACCGCCGTCGACCGGCAGGACAACTCCCGGCTGTCCTGCCAGCTCAAGCTGGCAGACGACGAGGTATTCATCACTACCCCCAGCACGCAGGTCTGA
- a CDS encoding IclR family transcriptional regulator encodes MAGGNSEPGRTVTTKVLAILEAFEQSRGALTLTEIAESSGMPLSTAHRLVTELTEWGLLFRGAQGRYQLGIRLWELAQNAWRPLRETARPFIQDLFSLTGETAHLAVREGNEVLYIDRVYGSKRVPRASRVGGRLPMHATAVGKVILAFEEEWVRSAYLDRGLEHRTAHTHVEPRLLAEELAQIREQGYATTLEEVRLGSCSIAVPVFHSGRVGAGLGLVMLSTQAATMVRHLPTLRGVSAQIERATAHIPLEAFLARGSALRD; translated from the coding sequence ATGGCAGGCGGGAACAGCGAGCCCGGACGAACGGTGACCACGAAGGTCCTGGCCATTCTCGAGGCGTTCGAGCAGTCGCGCGGCGCGCTTACCCTCACCGAGATCGCCGAGAGCTCGGGCATGCCGCTGAGCACCGCCCATCGACTGGTCACCGAACTCACCGAGTGGGGCTTGCTCTTCCGCGGAGCGCAGGGTCGCTATCAACTCGGCATCCGCCTGTGGGAGCTGGCTCAGAATGCCTGGCGTCCGCTCCGGGAGACGGCGCGTCCGTTCATCCAGGATCTGTTCTCGCTCACCGGCGAAACGGCGCACCTTGCCGTGCGGGAAGGCAACGAGGTGCTGTACATCGACCGGGTGTACGGATCAAAGCGCGTTCCCCGGGCGTCGCGCGTAGGCGGGCGGCTGCCGATGCATGCGACCGCCGTCGGCAAGGTGATCCTCGCGTTTGAGGAGGAATGGGTGCGAAGCGCGTACCTCGATCGCGGGCTGGAGCATCGCACGGCGCACACGCACGTCGAACCGCGTCTCCTCGCCGAGGAGCTCGCACAGATCCGGGAGCAGGGGTACGCGACAACGCTGGAGGAGGTACGGCTGGGCTCCTGTTCGATCGCCGTGCCGGTGTTCCACTCCGGACGCGTCGGTGCCGGGCTCGGCCTGGTCATGCTGTCGACACAGGCGGCGACGATGGTCCGCCATTTGCCCACCCTGCGCGGGGTCTCCGCACAGATCGAGCGCGCCACCGCCCACATCCCCCTTGAGGCGTTCCTCGCACGCGGCTCCGCCCTCCGCGATTGA
- a CDS encoding DapH/DapD/GlmU-related protein — MELDDLLESLNAGQTITGDSPLHKVMHQVSQDALRITGELNGGYQEPARVRELLAQLIGKPVDESVTVFPPFYSDFGKNITLGERIFINSGCKFQDQGGVVIGDDCLIGHNTVMATLNHDLMPSRRADMHPAPIVIGRNVWIGANVTVLPGVTIGDNAVVAAASVVTKDVPENTVVVGSPARVVRSLAN, encoded by the coding sequence ATGGAACTCGACGATCTCCTCGAGTCGCTGAACGCAGGCCAGACCATCACGGGGGACTCGCCGTTGCATAAAGTCATGCACCAGGTCAGCCAGGATGCCCTGCGCATCACCGGCGAGCTCAACGGCGGATACCAGGAACCGGCGCGGGTGCGGGAGCTGCTGGCTCAGCTGATCGGCAAGCCAGTTGACGAATCTGTGACAGTTTTCCCACCCTTCTACTCCGACTTCGGCAAGAACATCACCCTCGGGGAGCGGATCTTCATCAATTCAGGGTGCAAGTTCCAGGATCAAGGCGGTGTCGTCATTGGGGATGACTGCCTAATCGGGCACAACACGGTGATGGCCACGCTCAACCACGACCTCATGCCGAGCCGCCGCGCGGACATGCATCCGGCCCCCATCGTCATCGGCCGCAATGTGTGGATCGGTGCTAATGTGACCGTTCTGCCGGGCGTGACGATCGGCGATAACGCTGTCGTGGCGGCTGCGTCCGTGGTCACGAAGGACGTACCGGAAAACACCGTTGTTGTGGGCTCGCCTGCACGAGTGGTGCGCTCACTGGCCAACTGA
- a CDS encoding RidA family protein has translation MTRQPTPVDPPQLHQNPAFAQGMLVPAGPMLYVGGQNGTDSTGALLDGLEAQTEQAMRNVLAVLAAAGTGPEHVAKLTIYLAAGIDPGAAYAATRSVWGEHRTAVTVLAVTPARPGALVEIDAVAAIPEQ, from the coding sequence ATGACCCGTCAACCCACTCCGGTAGACCCTCCGCAGCTGCATCAGAACCCCGCCTTCGCGCAAGGCATGCTCGTTCCCGCCGGGCCGATGCTTTACGTCGGCGGGCAGAACGGCACGGACAGTACCGGCGCTCTGCTCGACGGACTCGAAGCGCAGACGGAACAAGCCATGCGCAACGTGCTCGCCGTGCTGGCTGCCGCCGGAACTGGCCCCGAGCATGTTGCCAAGTTGACGATCTATCTCGCCGCCGGGATCGACCCCGGGGCGGCCTACGCCGCGACGCGCTCGGTATGGGGTGAGCACCGCACCGCCGTCACCGTGCTTGCCGTCACCCCGGCACGACCGGGTGCGCTCGTCGAGATCGACGCGGTGGCCGCGATTCCGGAGCAGTGA
- a CDS encoding NAD(P)/FAD-dependent oxidoreductase, with product MSTTETIQPTGQPVADSTRATRTGLLIIGASQAGVQLAVSLRALGFDEHITLLGDEDHRPYQRPALSKEFLQGTMESESLIFRSNDYWAEHNVSLVKGERIVRIDKDADGSGVAHASSGASFPFTRLALTVGARARRMDVEGSDLDRVLYLRNADDALELKARIGEAQDVVIVGGGFIGLEAASSLQKLGKNVTVLEYGPRLVGRAVGEETADYFLRAHRERGLDIRLSTALRRFVPDADGRTVAGVELPDGTVLPAQIVIIGIGVIPNTDLAEQLGLAVDNGIVVDRYALASDGTTVAVGDCANMPNPVPGSAPGERIRLESVNNAVEQAKVAAYSLTGRREEYAGIPWFWSNQADLKLQIAGLCSGHDQTVVRRDDERGKFSVLYYRAGQIIAADCVNAPLDFMAVKNALARAQNIPAEAASDPAAALKTITIDN from the coding sequence ATGAGCACCACCGAAACCATCCAGCCCACCGGCCAGCCGGTGGCGGACAGCACCCGGGCGACCCGAACCGGGCTGCTCATCATCGGGGCCAGCCAAGCCGGCGTGCAATTGGCCGTGTCACTGCGCGCCCTCGGCTTCGACGAGCACATCACCCTGCTCGGCGACGAAGATCACCGGCCATACCAGCGGCCGGCACTGTCGAAGGAGTTCCTGCAGGGAACGATGGAGAGCGAGTCGCTCATTTTCCGCTCGAATGACTACTGGGCCGAGCACAACGTGAGCCTGGTCAAAGGCGAGCGGATCGTGCGGATCGATAAGGATGCCGACGGCTCGGGTGTCGCGCACGCGTCATCCGGTGCATCCTTCCCGTTCACCCGGCTGGCACTCACCGTCGGCGCCCGCGCCCGGCGCATGGATGTAGAGGGTTCAGACCTCGACCGGGTGCTGTACCTGCGCAACGCGGATGACGCACTAGAGCTGAAGGCCAGAATCGGCGAAGCCCAGGATGTCGTGATCGTCGGCGGCGGTTTCATCGGGCTCGAGGCCGCATCCAGCCTGCAGAAGCTCGGCAAGAACGTGACGGTGCTGGAATACGGTCCCCGCCTGGTAGGCCGGGCGGTCGGCGAAGAGACCGCTGACTACTTCCTGCGTGCGCACCGTGAGCGAGGACTCGACATCCGGCTCTCCACCGCCCTGCGGCGGTTCGTGCCGGATGCCGATGGCCGCACAGTCGCCGGCGTCGAGCTGCCCGACGGCACCGTGCTGCCGGCCCAGATCGTGATCATCGGCATCGGTGTGATCCCGAACACCGACCTCGCCGAACAGCTCGGGCTCGCGGTCGATAACGGCATCGTGGTCGACCGCTACGCGCTCGCGTCGGACGGCACCACGGTGGCGGTCGGCGACTGCGCGAACATGCCGAACCCGGTGCCCGGGTCGGCGCCAGGCGAGCGGATCCGGCTGGAGAGCGTGAACAACGCGGTCGAGCAGGCAAAGGTCGCCGCGTACTCCCTCACTGGGCGACGCGAGGAGTACGCCGGCATCCCCTGGTTCTGGTCGAATCAGGCCGACCTGAAGCTCCAGATCGCAGGCCTCTGCAGCGGGCACGACCAGACCGTCGTGCGCCGCGACGACGAGCGCGGAAAGTTCAGCGTGCTCTATTACCGCGCCGGGCAGATCATCGCCGCCGACTGCGTCAATGCGCCGCTCGACTTCATGGCGGTCAAGAACGCGCTCGCGCGCGCCCAGAACATCCCTGCCGAGGCTGCCAGCGATCCGGCCGCGGCGCTCAAGACCATCACCATCGACAACTGA